One Rhodothermus bifroesti DNA window includes the following coding sequences:
- a CDS encoding MerR family transcriptional regulator, with the protein MQEASEKFYTIGEVARLTGLAPHVLRYWESEFAMLRPQKDAAGRRRYTEKDLHLVREIQYLLHVERYTIEGARRVLERRKNAFSEMRGQLLALRAFLQALQEHLATQTYEEPAKGNPDQD; encoded by the coding sequence ATGCAGGAAGCCTCTGAAAAATTCTATACGATCGGAGAAGTGGCTCGCTTGACGGGACTGGCGCCGCACGTGCTGCGGTACTGGGAGAGCGAATTTGCAATGCTGCGCCCGCAAAAAGATGCTGCTGGCCGTCGTCGCTATACCGAAAAAGACCTTCACTTGGTACGCGAAATCCAGTACCTGTTGCACGTCGAGCGTTACACGATCGAAGGGGCGCGACGGGTGCTCGAGCGACGCAAAAATGCTTTTTCAGAAATGCGTGGACAATTGCTAGCGCTTCGGGCATTTTTGCAGGCACTCCAGGAGCATCTGGCGACTCAGACGTATGAAGAGCCGGCAAAAGGGAACCCAGATCAGGATTGA
- a CDS encoding AAA family ATPase: MVPVELRLKNFMSYGEVAPVLDFRPFQIACLSGSNGQGKSALLDAITWALWGEARRPSDSRKPDEYLLRIGARYMEVEFTFDLEGVRYRVLRRYTRSASGKTNRPELELQVFDPETQSYRPLTAPSVAETQARLNQVLGLDYQTFVNASFLLQGRSDEFTRKKPSERKEILARILNLERYERLAELAREEARKAQDRAEWLARQLEQMQAALAEVPRIREAYQLLLQQRAALEDKLAQKRAQLQQLHAQKVRLEESRRRLEELKAQLQRQEELLQEDQYRLVELEARIERYEHIRAQRSTIERDYERFQQLQQTLRQLEEKRELCRSIEEQLHQLDRELDRLRGELEKKLQAVLLEQKHKQQRLEELTSKLRERPKLETRLQQAKKAQQQVAQLEQRRREREAVEMQLREVMQSLLAKQKQLEGSLASLRAQQEQEMQALAPLPMLEQERQRLETETARYQALSHELEALAEEGVALKQAIESQQARLAELKSQQEALKARYDTFVQGDEDVCPVCGSHLEPAHREEVCRHYETQLQTLAQQLAEGQAQLVEQEKRRAMLREQYQEKRTLRDRLAQAPERLAQVTARLEELRKRQQTLTQLQAQIESLELQLREQTFAQLERRQLEALHRQLEALPLDLGLLEQLRQQAAEVGPLQERLAELEYQEGQREGLERELERLRQQERVLREELDHGEALQSVQQRRRELQEKLMHIGFDAAQFHHVRQELEALGDVGARLQELLHAQQDLESTRQSRRQLRKRIEREQSERDRLEAQCQALAQELASTAHITTAYAEAQKAFEDLETERHRLEQQIGEHQARLEQLESLQNARAQQQQELQTLKHRARLYEHLRQAFGKHGIPSLIIEQTLPELEARANEWLDRLTDGRMHIELRTQRDKKTGGTKETLDIIITDEQSVPRPYETFSGGEAFRIDFALRLALAQLLAERSGVRIRTLVIDEGFGTQDAQGLQHLIEVIQAVQSDFDKILVITHLNELKQAFPVRIEVEKDPIEGSRFEVFGV, from the coding sequence ATGGTCCCGGTTGAGCTACGCTTAAAGAATTTCATGAGCTACGGCGAGGTCGCCCCTGTACTCGATTTTCGGCCTTTTCAAATAGCCTGTCTTTCGGGCAGTAATGGCCAGGGGAAGTCGGCGCTGCTGGACGCGATTACTTGGGCTCTGTGGGGGGAAGCCCGCAGACCTAGTGACAGCCGCAAGCCCGATGAATACCTGTTGCGCATTGGTGCCCGCTACATGGAAGTTGAATTTACCTTTGATCTTGAAGGCGTTCGTTATCGTGTTCTTCGTCGCTATACCCGTTCGGCTTCGGGAAAGACCAATCGGCCCGAGCTGGAGCTTCAGGTTTTTGATCCCGAAACCCAAAGCTATCGGCCGCTGACCGCACCTTCGGTTGCAGAAACCCAAGCCCGTCTCAATCAGGTGCTCGGCCTAGATTACCAGACTTTCGTTAATGCCTCGTTTTTGCTGCAGGGACGTTCGGATGAATTCACCCGCAAAAAACCCAGCGAGCGTAAAGAAATTCTGGCGCGCATTCTTAACCTAGAGCGCTATGAGCGGTTGGCCGAGCTGGCACGGGAAGAGGCTCGTAAAGCACAAGACCGGGCCGAATGGCTAGCACGCCAACTTGAGCAGATGCAGGCCGCCCTGGCCGAAGTCCCCCGCATTCGAGAGGCCTATCAGCTTCTCTTGCAGCAGCGAGCAGCCTTAGAAGACAAGTTGGCCCAAAAGCGCGCGCAGCTGCAGCAGCTGCATGCCCAAAAGGTGCGTCTTGAAGAAAGCCGGCGTCGCTTGGAAGAGCTCAAAGCGCAGCTTCAGCGTCAAGAGGAGTTGCTGCAGGAGGATCAGTATCGCCTGGTCGAGCTTGAAGCCCGTATTGAACGCTACGAACACATACGGGCTCAGCGGTCAACCATCGAGCGCGACTACGAGCGCTTTCAGCAACTCCAACAGACGCTGCGGCAGCTTGAAGAAAAACGTGAGCTGTGCCGGAGCATTGAAGAGCAGCTGCATCAGCTCGACCGGGAGTTGGATCGCCTTCGTGGCGAACTGGAGAAAAAGCTGCAGGCCGTTTTACTGGAGCAAAAGCATAAACAGCAGCGGCTCGAAGAGTTAACCTCCAAGCTGCGGGAACGACCAAAACTAGAAACACGCCTGCAACAGGCTAAAAAAGCCCAACAGCAAGTAGCCCAGCTGGAGCAGCGCCGTCGCGAGCGCGAAGCCGTAGAAATGCAACTTCGTGAGGTGATGCAGTCGCTGCTGGCAAAACAGAAACAACTTGAAGGATCCCTGGCTTCGCTGCGCGCACAGCAGGAGCAAGAAATGCAGGCGCTGGCACCTTTGCCTATGCTAGAACAAGAGCGCCAGCGCTTGGAGACGGAAACTGCCCGTTATCAAGCGTTAAGCCACGAACTGGAGGCACTTGCTGAGGAAGGCGTAGCGCTTAAGCAAGCGATTGAAAGCCAGCAAGCGCGGCTTGCAGAGCTCAAAAGCCAACAGGAAGCCCTTAAGGCACGCTACGACACTTTTGTCCAAGGGGACGAAGACGTGTGTCCGGTCTGCGGCAGTCACCTAGAGCCGGCCCATCGCGAAGAGGTTTGCCGCCATTACGAAACGCAACTTCAAACCCTGGCACAGCAGCTTGCTGAGGGACAAGCTCAGCTGGTTGAGCAAGAAAAGCGTCGCGCAATGCTCCGCGAACAATACCAGGAAAAGCGCACGTTACGCGATCGTTTAGCCCAAGCCCCAGAGCGGCTGGCGCAGGTGACGGCACGCTTGGAAGAACTGCGTAAGCGGCAGCAGACGCTGACGCAACTTCAAGCCCAAATTGAAAGCCTGGAACTGCAGCTCCGCGAACAAACCTTTGCACAACTGGAGCGCCGACAGCTTGAGGCCCTGCACCGCCAGCTTGAGGCTTTACCGCTTGATCTAGGACTTTTGGAACAGCTACGCCAGCAAGCTGCCGAAGTTGGTCCACTCCAAGAGCGGCTGGCAGAGCTGGAATACCAAGAAGGACAGCGTGAAGGTCTGGAGCGTGAACTAGAGCGCCTGCGTCAGCAAGAACGCGTCTTGCGCGAAGAACTGGACCACGGTGAAGCCCTGCAGTCGGTGCAGCAACGTCGCCGTGAGCTGCAGGAAAAGCTTATGCACATCGGCTTTGATGCCGCCCAGTTCCATCACGTTCGACAAGAACTCGAAGCGCTAGGAGATGTTGGGGCTCGGTTGCAGGAACTACTGCATGCACAGCAAGACCTGGAAAGCACGCGGCAAAGCCGTCGTCAGCTCCGCAAGCGCATCGAGCGAGAGCAAAGCGAACGTGACCGGCTCGAGGCCCAATGCCAAGCGCTTGCCCAGGAGCTGGCCTCCACAGCACATATAACAACAGCCTACGCCGAAGCCCAAAAAGCCTTCGAAGACCTTGAGACCGAGCGTCATCGCCTGGAACAACAGATTGGGGAGCACCAGGCACGTTTAGAACAGCTCGAAAGTTTGCAAAACGCCCGTGCGCAGCAGCAGCAAGAATTGCAAACCCTAAAGCATCGCGCCCGCCTCTACGAACATTTACGACAAGCCTTCGGGAAACACGGTATCCCTTCGCTGATTATCGAGCAAACGCTGCCTGAGCTTGAAGCCCGGGCTAACGAATGGCTCGACCGCCTAACTGACGGCCGTATGCATATTGAGCTGCGCACGCAGCGAGATAAAAAAACCGGCGGTACCAAAGAAACGCTGGATATTATTATTACCGACGAACAGAGCGTACCGCGCCCTTACGAGACGTTTTCAGGTGGCGAAGCCTTTCGCATCGACTTTGCTCTGCGGCTAGCATTGGCCCAGCTCCTGGCTGAGCGGAGTGGCGTGCGCATTCGCACCCTGGTAATCGACGAGGGTTTTGGCACGCAAGATGCCCAAGGCCTCCAGCACCTGATCGAAGTGATCCAAGCTGTGCAGTCGGATTTTGATAAAATTTTGGTCATTACCCATCTCAACGAGCTTAAACAGGCTTTCCCTGTGCGCATTGAAGTAGAGAAAGATCCTATCGAAGGTTCACGCTTCGAAGTGTTTGGCGTGTGA
- a CDS encoding FlgD immunoglobulin-like domain containing protein, protein MQFNYGVLLGALMPWMVWAQPNAWINEFHYDNVGADADEFIEVVLENAAAYALSDFAVVLYNGSGGTSYGTHRLDTFTEGATEGAYTVYFKYIPGLQNGAPDGLALCYQGHLLQFLSYEGTLTAVGGCADGILSTDIGVAEDGTTPAGYSLQLTGLGARYADFSWASPQPASPGAINTTQRLIGQVTCRLALLGTLEVLSAAQGRAQILGTDGIQRVQNSPVQPNVNLQLISVTGPGGGAVFSETAPGVWEFTGSGSPPTEAYAVYQRLDLQSPHNQFFLQVSTLCPSEPDGTLEAHLDPFFAFELLPQPALQVTPNPFRTQTVLTLSLPEAALVTVAIYDLLGRHVATLAHESLAAGRHQLVWNGTSMGHVLPAGLYLVRTEVQPPGRAPQVHTHRLYRLP, encoded by the coding sequence ATGCAGTTCAACTATGGCGTGCTGCTCGGAGCGCTAATGCCTTGGATGGTTTGGGCACAGCCCAATGCCTGGATCAACGAGTTCCATTATGACAACGTAGGTGCCGATGCCGACGAATTTATTGAAGTCGTGCTAGAAAACGCGGCAGCTTACGCGCTTAGCGACTTTGCAGTGGTGCTCTACAACGGCAGCGGTGGCACCTCGTATGGCACTCATCGCCTTGACACCTTTACGGAAGGCGCTACTGAAGGAGCTTACACGGTGTATTTCAAGTACATCCCAGGCCTTCAAAATGGTGCTCCCGATGGACTGGCCCTTTGCTATCAGGGACACCTGCTCCAGTTTTTAAGCTATGAAGGCACGCTCACTGCTGTCGGCGGCTGCGCCGATGGCATACTTTCAACCGATATTGGCGTTGCAGAGGACGGCACAACGCCTGCTGGATATTCGCTGCAGCTGACAGGCTTGGGCGCGCGCTATGCCGACTTTTCGTGGGCGTCTCCCCAGCCAGCATCCCCAGGAGCAATCAATACTACCCAACGGCTCATAGGCCAGGTTACCTGCAGGTTAGCTCTACTGGGTACCTTAGAAGTACTTAGCGCAGCCCAGGGGCGAGCCCAAATTCTAGGAACCGATGGTATTCAGCGTGTTCAGAACAGTCCAGTGCAGCCCAATGTCAACTTGCAGCTTATTTCGGTAACTGGACCGGGCGGCGGCGCGGTCTTTTCGGAGACAGCACCTGGCGTTTGGGAATTTACTGGAAGTGGAAGTCCGCCTACCGAAGCGTATGCTGTTTATCAGCGCTTAGACCTTCAAAGTCCACACAACCAGTTTTTCCTCCAGGTATCGACGCTCTGCCCCTCAGAACCGGACGGCACCCTCGAGGCGCACCTAGATCCTTTTTTTGCCTTTGAACTTCTCCCCCAGCCTGCTCTACAGGTTACCCCTAATCCTTTCCGCACGCAAACCGTGCTAACCCTGAGTCTTCCTGAAGCAGCCTTGGTCACGGTGGCGATTTACGATCTATTGGGACGCCACGTAGCAACGCTGGCTCACGAGAGTCTAGCCGCAGGTCGGCACCAGCTGGTTTGGAATGGCACGTCTATGGGCCATGTCCTTCCCGCCGGCCTTTACCTCGTCCGCACCGAAGTGCAGCCTCCGGGCCGAGCACCTCAGGTGCACACGCACCGGTTATATCGCCTTCCCTAA
- a CDS encoding spore maturation protein, whose translation METFRMFLETLSLLILPLLIVGFPLYGLLRRVPVYEVFVEGAREGFDVAVRIIPYLVGILFAIGMFRASGAMDFLVELLRPVLRPLQIPPEVLPMAILRPLTGSGSAAVVLDLIQRYGEESLIVKIAAVMFGSTETTFYVLAVYFGAVGITKTRHAVPAGLIADITAMLLAIYLVQWLFA comes from the coding sequence ATGGAAACGTTCCGTATGTTTTTGGAAACCCTCTCGCTGCTGATTTTACCCCTGTTGATTGTCGGCTTTCCTTTGTACGGTCTTTTGCGCCGCGTGCCTGTTTACGAAGTGTTTGTTGAAGGCGCTCGTGAGGGGTTTGACGTGGCTGTGCGCATTATACCTTATCTGGTAGGCATTCTGTTCGCGATCGGGATGTTTCGCGCTTCAGGGGCCATGGACTTTTTAGTAGAACTGCTCCGCCCTGTGCTTCGCCCGCTCCAGATCCCGCCTGAGGTGCTGCCTATGGCCATCTTGCGACCCCTAACAGGCTCTGGTTCTGCAGCAGTAGTGCTTGACCTGATTCAGCGCTACGGCGAAGAGTCTCTGATTGTAAAGATTGCAGCGGTGATGTTTGGCTCAACGGAAACCACATTTTATGTTTTAGCCGTGTACTTTGGCGCCGTAGGCATCACCAAAACCCGCCATGCTGTGCCCGCCGGCCTCATTGCTGACATCACAGCCATGCTCTTGGCTATCTACCTAGTGCAATGGCTCTTTGCATAA
- a CDS encoding nucleoside recognition domain-containing protein, giving the protein MLNYIWAGLIILSLVFAVVSDVRDLVRDTYRNGAPLPITLYFPKGYQPQARHQPVVVRIDPENFRTFYRTETAPETTYTGELVQFRTGDELRFAREVALPEPLATIRRATAPRDQNELRGTLKAMVLVGDSLATASVVFAPVRLVRLQAITEAAFEFARTAVTLALGLIGLLALWLGLLRIAEAAGLVQHLTRWTSPLLRPLFPDVPRDHPAFALIVLNLTANMLGLGNAATPLGLKAMEELQKLNPRPNTATNAMVMLLAINTASVQLVPPVLLMAIMGTAVSPLVLPIIIVTLVSLVVAILAAKLLGKLPAYRQTDPLRTPTDA; this is encoded by the coding sequence ATGCTAAACTACATTTGGGCGGGTCTGATCATCCTCAGCTTGGTGTTTGCTGTCGTTTCGGACGTGCGCGACCTGGTGCGCGACACTTATCGCAACGGCGCCCCATTGCCCATTACGCTTTACTTCCCCAAGGGCTATCAGCCCCAAGCCCGACACCAGCCCGTTGTCGTACGTATCGACCCAGAAAATTTTCGCACATTTTACCGTACGGAAACCGCGCCTGAAACCACGTACACCGGCGAGCTTGTGCAATTTCGCACCGGGGATGAGCTTCGCTTTGCGCGCGAGGTAGCGCTGCCCGAACCGCTAGCCACCATACGACGCGCTACAGCTCCTCGCGATCAAAACGAGCTGCGTGGCACCCTTAAGGCAATGGTGCTTGTGGGTGACTCGCTGGCCACAGCAAGTGTGGTGTTTGCGCCCGTGCGTCTGGTACGCTTGCAGGCCATCACCGAGGCAGCCTTCGAGTTTGCACGCACAGCTGTAACGCTGGCCCTTGGGCTCATCGGACTGCTGGCCCTTTGGTTAGGATTGCTCCGCATTGCCGAAGCCGCGGGGCTTGTGCAACACCTAACGCGATGGACCAGTCCTTTGCTGCGCCCGCTCTTCCCCGACGTGCCCCGCGACCATCCTGCCTTTGCCCTCATCGTGCTGAACCTGACCGCCAACATGCTGGGACTGGGCAACGCCGCTACTCCTTTGGGCCTCAAAGCCATGGAAGAGCTCCAAAAACTCAACCCTCGTCCCAACACTGCCACCAACGCCATGGTTATGCTGCTGGCCATCAATACCGCCAGCGTGCAGCTCGTACCCCCCGTGTTGCTAATGGCGATTATGGGTACGGCGGTTAGCCCCCTGGTTTTACCCATCATTATAGTCACCTTAGTCTCTCTGGTTGTGGCAATCCTGGCAGCCAAGTTGCTGGGTAAGCTCCCTGCCTATCGCCAAACCGATCCTTTACGCACACCAACAGATGCCTAG
- a CDS encoding cation diffusion facilitator family transporter: protein MQWPDWKDPRHRAMGASLGVSVLMLLGKFIAYLLTGSAAIFSDAAESLVHILATAFVAFSLWYALQPPDAEHPYGHGKIAYFSAGFEGAMILLAAASILYTAAKALIYGPALRQLGLGVLLIGLFSAINLLLGLYLIRVGRRYQSLVLEANGRHVLTDMWTSLGVVLGVALVAWTGIVWLDPLIAILMALNILRTALQLLRQSFTGLMERVREDDTRTLLEVLDAAVQQGMISDYHQLRHRRTGDQLWVEYHLMLPGERTLDEVHAQAHAVEEAIHARFQGQRVYVTAHLEPERHEAAHPQGHQEPEDPLKAQAEQARST, encoded by the coding sequence ATGCAATGGCCTGATTGGAAAGATCCGCGCCACCGGGCCATGGGGGCTAGCCTGGGGGTGTCGGTACTCATGCTGTTGGGCAAGTTCATTGCCTATCTGCTTACCGGTAGTGCAGCCATCTTTTCGGATGCGGCCGAGTCGCTTGTGCACATTCTAGCCACGGCATTTGTGGCTTTTAGCTTATGGTATGCGCTGCAGCCCCCCGATGCTGAGCACCCTTACGGTCATGGCAAAATTGCCTATTTTTCGGCCGGTTTCGAAGGAGCCATGATCCTGCTGGCTGCCGCAAGCATTCTCTATACAGCAGCTAAAGCATTGATTTATGGCCCAGCATTGCGGCAATTAGGACTGGGCGTGTTGTTGATAGGGCTTTTCAGCGCAATCAACTTGCTTTTGGGGCTATACCTGATTCGCGTTGGGCGGCGTTACCAAAGCCTAGTGCTTGAGGCCAACGGTCGGCATGTACTGACCGACATGTGGACCAGCTTGGGGGTGGTGCTAGGCGTGGCGCTGGTAGCTTGGACGGGTATAGTCTGGCTGGACCCTTTGATTGCCATTTTGATGGCCCTAAACATTTTGCGGACCGCATTGCAGCTGCTTCGACAGTCTTTTACCGGCCTTATGGAGCGCGTACGTGAAGACGATACGCGTACGCTTCTGGAAGTGCTTGATGCAGCTGTTCAACAAGGCATGATCTCAGACTATCATCAACTCCGACACCGCCGTACGGGTGACCAGCTCTGGGTAGAGTATCACCTGATGCTTCCTGGCGAGCGCACGCTCGACGAGGTCCATGCCCAAGCCCATGCTGTGGAAGAGGCTATCCATGCGCGTTTTCAGGGCCAGCGCGTGTACGTTACGGCCCATTTAGAGCCCGAACGCCACGAAGCTGCACACCCGCAAGGCCATCAAGAGCCCGAAGATCCGCTAAAGGCTCAGGCTGAGCAGGCCCGGTCCACTTGA
- the uvrC gene encoding excinuclease ABC subunit UvrC: MTPALQEKLAHLPARPGVYLHKDAAGQVLYVGKAKNLRQRVRSYFQESRPRDGRLEALVRKIADVEVIVTDTEAEALILENNLIKQLKPRYNINLRDDKTYPYICIAREHFPRVFPTRRVRKDGAKYFGPYTDVGHMHRLLRLIRSVFKVRTCKLNLSPEAIAAGKYQPCLEYHIKKCAAPCIGLQSEEAYNATIRQIEQLLNGKTQALIAQLRAEMHACAAALNFERAAELRDQIRLLTEHAERQKIISQDFADRDVFALAVDRTEGVACGVVFQVREGKVIGRRHQYLRRIEGQSDSALLQAFVEAYYAEAVFFPEEVLLSHPLEEPSALAALLRERRGQKVPLRLPQRGEKVGLVRLAEANAQLLLEEWRLAQQKRGEARIPEAVRALQEALQLPHLPRRIECFDISHLGGTGTVASCVVFEDGRPSKRDYRIFKIRSVPSGKPDDYQAMREVITRRYQRLRNEEGPWPDLVVIDGGKGQLSSALAALEALGLQNHFPIIGLAKRLEEIYRPGDPDPYQLPKTSLALQLLQRVRNEAHRFALATQRRQRKRVLRSELLDIPGIGLRTVEKLLQHFGSVQRVREASIEALAAVVGQTRAQRIRQHLDSLSPA, encoded by the coding sequence ATGACACCAGCGCTTCAAGAAAAACTGGCCCATTTGCCTGCGCGTCCGGGTGTCTATCTGCACAAAGATGCTGCCGGCCAGGTGCTCTACGTAGGCAAGGCCAAGAATCTACGCCAGCGCGTCCGCTCTTACTTTCAGGAAAGCCGTCCGCGCGACGGCCGCTTAGAAGCACTCGTGCGAAAAATTGCCGATGTTGAAGTCATCGTCACCGATACCGAAGCCGAAGCGCTCATCTTAGAAAACAATCTCATCAAGCAACTCAAGCCGCGCTATAACATCAATCTACGGGATGACAAGACCTATCCTTACATTTGCATTGCCCGTGAGCATTTCCCTCGGGTCTTTCCTACGCGACGCGTCCGCAAAGACGGCGCAAAGTACTTTGGACCGTATACCGATGTAGGTCACATGCATCGCCTGCTACGGCTGATTCGCTCGGTCTTTAAGGTGCGCACTTGTAAACTTAATCTCTCCCCTGAAGCAATTGCAGCGGGTAAATACCAGCCTTGCCTGGAGTATCACATTAAAAAATGCGCAGCACCTTGCATTGGCCTACAATCCGAGGAAGCTTACAATGCCACCATTCGTCAGATCGAACAGCTCTTAAACGGAAAAACGCAGGCACTCATTGCGCAGCTACGGGCCGAAATGCACGCCTGTGCAGCTGCACTGAACTTCGAACGCGCAGCCGAGTTGCGCGACCAGATTCGGCTACTGACCGAGCATGCAGAGCGGCAAAAGATCATCAGCCAAGATTTTGCCGATCGCGACGTGTTTGCATTGGCCGTCGACCGTACAGAAGGGGTGGCCTGCGGCGTCGTCTTCCAGGTACGTGAAGGAAAGGTTATCGGTCGTCGCCACCAGTATCTGCGCCGCATTGAAGGCCAATCGGATAGCGCATTGCTCCAAGCTTTTGTTGAGGCTTACTATGCCGAAGCTGTCTTCTTTCCAGAGGAGGTATTGCTCTCACACCCGCTCGAAGAGCCCAGTGCCCTAGCAGCACTATTGCGCGAGCGGCGTGGGCAAAAAGTGCCGCTTCGCCTGCCGCAGCGCGGTGAAAAGGTCGGCCTGGTGCGCTTGGCCGAAGCCAATGCTCAGCTCCTGCTTGAAGAATGGCGATTGGCCCAACAAAAACGGGGCGAGGCTCGGATTCCTGAAGCTGTTCGGGCGCTCCAAGAAGCGCTTCAGCTTCCGCACTTACCGCGCCGTATTGAGTGCTTTGACATTTCTCACTTGGGGGGTACGGGCACGGTTGCTTCCTGCGTTGTGTTCGAAGACGGCCGTCCGAGCAAACGCGACTATCGCATCTTTAAGATTCGTAGTGTGCCTTCGGGTAAACCCGACGATTACCAGGCGATGCGGGAAGTGATCACGCGACGCTACCAACGCCTACGCAACGAAGAAGGCCCGTGGCCCGATCTTGTGGTTATTGATGGCGGCAAAGGTCAGCTCTCCAGTGCCTTAGCAGCGCTCGAGGCTTTGGGCCTCCAAAACCATTTTCCGATCATTGGTCTGGCCAAACGTCTGGAAGAAATTTACCGGCCTGGGGACCCTGACCCGTATCAGCTCCCAAAAACAAGCCTGGCATTGCAGCTGCTGCAACGCGTCCGCAATGAAGCCCATCGCTTTGCCCTGGCTACGCAACGCCGCCAACGCAAACGCGTATTGCGCTCTGAGTTGCTGGATATTCCCGGAATTGGCCTGCGCACCGTTGAAAAGCTCTTGCAGCACTTTGGCTCAGTGCAGCGCGTGCGCGAAGCGAGCATCGAGGCCTTAGCCGCTGTGGTAGGCCAAACCCGCGCCCAGCGCATTCGCCAGCACCTCGATAGCCTCTCGCCAGCATAG
- a CDS encoding isoamylase early set domain-containing protein — MIEKKKTSKGIRVTFSLPAEAARKSVSVVGDFNNWDPSVHPMRLYKNKGVWSRSIVLKPGTYQFRYWVDGEHWINDEQADGYTPSPFFSENCLLHVG; from the coding sequence ATGATCGAAAAGAAAAAGACCAGCAAGGGCATTCGTGTGACGTTTAGCCTGCCAGCTGAGGCGGCTCGCAAGAGCGTATCGGTAGTGGGAGATTTTAACAATTGGGATCCTTCAGTTCACCCCATGCGCCTCTACAAAAATAAGGGTGTTTGGAGCAGGTCAATCGTGCTTAAGCCTGGCACGTACCAGTTTCGCTATTGGGTCGATGGCGAGCATTGGATCAACGATGAACAAGCCGATGGCTATACGCCTAGCCCCTTTTTTAGCGAGAACTGCCTGCTTCACGTCGGCTAA
- a CDS encoding DMT family transporter, whose protein sequence is MTRRTLRYELALLFDVLVWGINFPIIKVALAVMHPFVVNVFRFIFSLLVLWGLHLQAQRRSGTDFFAPLRTHAWAIVGLGLLGYVIYQVAFILGVSLTTAGSAALIMASAPLWTALMSQLLRYDRLHWLGWMGLLLSLAGTVLVVLYSPRALDFSRQALQGNLLMMGASVAWGAYTALSQPLVRKIDPSSLTFLSLLPAYPVLLILGILFFDTVTWSAVDGRAWAAIIFSGALSTGLTLALWNQAVRHVGPAHTAAFGNLTPFVALVAGHLLLNEPITFAQILGGVLILGGLLLMRRTRRLPPAT, encoded by the coding sequence ATGACTCGCCGTACGCTGCGTTACGAGCTCGCTCTCCTATTCGACGTTTTGGTCTGGGGTATCAATTTCCCCATCATCAAGGTAGCACTGGCTGTTATGCACCCCTTTGTGGTGAACGTCTTTCGGTTTATCTTCTCGCTACTTGTGCTCTGGGGGCTTCACCTACAAGCGCAGCGGCGGAGCGGCACCGACTTCTTTGCGCCGCTACGAACGCATGCTTGGGCCATCGTGGGCCTAGGGTTGCTTGGGTATGTGATCTACCAAGTGGCGTTCATTCTAGGCGTGAGCCTAACTACGGCAGGCAGTGCGGCCTTGATTATGGCTAGTGCACCCTTATGGACTGCCCTGATGAGCCAGCTGTTGAGGTATGACCGGCTGCATTGGTTAGGCTGGATGGGCCTGCTGCTTTCGCTTGCCGGGACGGTGTTGGTTGTCCTCTACAGTCCACGGGCATTGGATTTCTCGCGTCAGGCGCTGCAAGGGAACCTGCTCATGATGGGCGCCTCGGTAGCCTGGGGCGCCTATACCGCCTTGAGTCAACCCCTAGTCCGCAAGATCGACCCATCTAGTTTAACCTTCCTTAGCTTATTGCCTGCTTATCCTGTCTTATTGATTTTAGGAATTTTGTTTTTCGATACGGTCACCTGGTCTGCTGTAGATGGCAGGGCTTGGGCCGCCATTATTTTTTCTGGAGCGCTTTCGACAGGCTTGACCCTTGCGCTATGGAACCAAGCTGTTCGCCATGTGGGCCCAGCACACACAGCAGCCTTTGGCAATTTGACGCCCTTTGTGGCTCTGGTTGCGGGGCACTTGCTGCTTAACGAGCCGATTACGTTCGCCCAAATATTGGGAGGGGTCTTAATTTTAGGAGGCTTGCTCCTCATGCGTCGCACGCGCCGCCTGCCTCCTGCAACCTAG